TCAGGCCAGACCTAAAATTGAGCGAGTCCATCGAACAGGCCGGACTCGGATTTTTATCGACTTAGCCAACCCGACCCGCTCTATACATATATTCACCTAGTTTGGTGAATAACCTGCCCGATTCATTATAAAAGAAAGGAGGCAGTGGCTAGGTTGTGGAGGTCCATCCTTTGGCACAATGCTAGGGTTGTCGGCATTGGCCGTCATCGTGTCCTAACAGTACCAGCACTTTATGAATAAGGAAACACCAACTGGCTTTGATAGTGGCTAGGGCACATGTTCCTCTTCCCCTAGATAAATCTTGAGATCCAAGAGCTCGTCGATGGCTCCAACCCCAATCTTCCCACCTACTCCACCGAGTTTTGACCTTTTGTACACCACCTTCTTGAGTTCAAGTTTTGGTGCACCAGGTTACTCGAAATCAACACGCACCGTCGACCAACACTCCCCCTTGAACGACCCTGATGCTATTTATGATGGCACCACATTACTGAACACCGTCTCCACCATGGACCCTTCTCCATCAATGCTCGGATTCGCTATCCCTAATCTTACTCGCTcataaacatcaaaaaaaaaataaagaaaaagctaGAACGAGAACAAGAATGGAGCAAACCCAGGCATTCTCGGCTCCAATTCGGTGGTCTTAGGGTTTAACTGGCCACATTCAAGAGAACCCTAAGTTTCTCTTTTGTATCTCCTTGTCTTCTTCCCCACTCTTTAAATCCACAGAGAGCAAACTATAGATAGTGGATGGTAAGTTGGCCCACAAAGCCCAAGCCCAGAGTTACTGGGCTCAAGCCTGAAAAGTAGGCCTGTAGATCAGGCTAGGCTAGGCCCGGACTATGATCATCCCAAGAGGTCTAGCCCAACGAGCAGGTCTAGCCAACACCAGGAGGGTCATACAAGATATGAGCTTCTCGTAAGCAGGCAACAAATGACCAACGGCCTTAAAGAAGCCTGTGTTTGCTGAACCATTCATAGTTTAGGTCATACCATGCGCAGCGGGTGAAGCGGTTCAGGAGCAGCTGAGGTACTAAAGGGGCAGTCTAATTATGAGTGAACCCGCGACTGTGATACCACGCTAGTCGATTAGGCAAACAGCTTCCACCGATGTCCAAGAATGATGCAAAATTGCAGCCTAAATCTGAACAAATTCCcactcaaacaaaaaaaaaaaaatccctcaaGTTCAAAGAAGAGATCAAATTATTGCACATTCTATCATCCTTTCATCTATATCTGCCTTCTTACGCACCATCCACAAATGTCACTTCcatattttctttctattttttccttTCCCTTTCACATATgtaaataagaaaccaaccaaCCAACAAAAAAAGAACTGTAGAAGCAACAACTATAGATGTAagaagggagagagaaaaagaaaagaaccaaAGGAACCAAATACATGCAGATTCTTCCAACCATGCCATCGATCATCACAGCCAGGTCAGCCCTTGGCATTTGTCCTCGCTCCAGCCTCCGCAAGAGAAACAGCCATGGCCAACATCATTTGCTCTTCAAAGCTCTCTGGAAGAAGGTGGCTCGAACCCACGTTACCACCTTCTGGGAGGGATACTGTAGCATCCCCTGCATGTACCATGACATCAGAGCCTACATAGTTGGTCCCTGCCGGTGTCGCCTCTGAACAATGATTGGTCAAACACTCACCCTCCTCCGTCGGTACTTCCCTCCCACTGTCCGGTGATACTTCGTTCCAGCACCCTGGAGCTGGAGGATCATTTTCCGCTACCCTCGCCATCCCAACAGCCAAGCTGGTTGACTGTTGAGGCATGCCGAAAGACGAAGCATCACTGTCAGCCATGCTAGCAGCAGAGTCTCCATTCATGTGCTGACGCTCGGCCAGGGCAGCAACTGCACAGGCCAGCCCACCAGGAGATCCTTCTGCAGGAGCTACAGCGACAGAGTTGTTGCGTTCTTCTGAGAAGGATGGTTCAGGCAAAACATTGCCACCACCAGGTGGATTTCCTGGACTTCCTTGCTcctattcaaaaataaatattaaataagacATACTGTTTTGGGATATAGAAAAAATACCAGAGCACAATTTTCCTAACTACGACAgtgctgcttctttttttttttcgcttgGCTGCATTTGAAACAAAAGGTAGTCTGTCATGTTATGATATGCTTTACTATGGAGCCAATTCCCTGGATGTTCCAAGTCATTGCTGGAGCAGGCATCCCCACTGACTTAATATCGTGCCTATCATTCCAAGCATCCAGAATAACATGTCTTGAATTTCTTATCCTCGGTGGCAGCAATTTCTTtaatcaaaaaaatagaaaaagtaaCGATAAGGTAATGGTATCAACTTAAGGCCTGTAAACTGCCCAACTCAAAGCTATTATTTTAAGAGAACAggagttttcttttttatttgtgtGCACACgctgtggggggggggggggggggcatgaGAAAGAGGTAAACAAAGACCACCAAATGtttataaactagaaaaatgctAATGTGAAATCATCCTAGAGAGAATTCAAAccacaagaaagatttgatatgATTAGAATTTAATGTTGAAGTGCCAAATCAGAAAAAATAACTGTAGGCTTATAAAAAGGTGGGTGGCTGAAGCTATTGAAATAGACACGTGTAGCTGGAAGTTGGAATGTGAAATTTATTTTGAGAACAAAACTGACACAGGCCTCTATTTCTGCCTCAACTTCTGCTACTGATATTCTCTTTCTTCAAGCTCACATCGGAGCCTGATTTCTGCTAAGTTTAGAACTTTATCTCTTGACCTCTTAGAGGCTATGTCAAGATTGCATacgaatatttaattaaaacaatGCCATTTAGCTACCAAGTACATCCTTATAAAGACCCAGACTTTATCCAAGCAAAGAGGTAACAACCAGTTGCTTAAAGATGACTATGGAACTCAGTTATCAATCCTTATCAGACAAATCTCAGATAGAAATTCGAAGGTCGTCCTTGTATTTCATAGTTTTCGGAAAGCAGCTTATTGGATTTCAGCTTCTTTCCCTGATCCAAGCGAAACTAGGAGAGGATTTGAAAAGACACTCTCAAACTGGGTGCTTTCAAGAAGTGTGTAACATAAGAGGGGCTATCAGATTATGAGAATAAGATATAACTGGCTTAGGAAATAGACATAAGTGTCTTTGAAACAATAATCTTTCATTCCTTTAATGCATATGAACGGCCATGAAATGGAGGTCAAGTAGCTTGGCATCAAAAGTTTCACTGCAATCATTTCCATAGCACCCTTTCAAGATCCATCATCACTCCTCCATATGTCTGGTTTCCTGCCTACTGTAAAATACAGGTTGAATTTGaaccatccaaccaactctgcAAGCCAAATACCTAAAGGCCCTGAAAACTAGAGAAAATCTCGAGCACCTTACTGATCCACAAATCACATTCTTCTTGGTCACAAACAGGTACTTCTTAATCCTTGAAACTGTGTAAGCAACTAAGCTTAAACTTTAAAGCATTACCTCGAATCGTAAAAGTATAAATTAGAGCAGAAAAGTATATGTTTGGATGGATATGTATCCCAATAGAAACCAAATGTCTAACTGCACCAACAGGAACATAATCAGATGGTCTCATAAGCGCACAAGCAATCGCAAGACTACCTAGGAGTGATGATATGTTGAGTTAGTAGCTTAGGATCAGATTTAGCTAAGCAAAATGTCATTTAGGGGGCCATTGATAAGATACAATTTTTAGATGCCCTAGATGCACCAAACAAGCTTGTTTTGAAAAAGTTACGATGGCTTGAAAGTGCTAAAAAGAGATTAGTGATGTTAGTCATTTTCTGTTTACTTCTCCACTCATGAAATTGGTAACTTAAAACACCTGTTCAGATGAAGCCCAGCTTTATTATGGATTGTGTTATTACAGCCGATGGATGTAGGGAAGAGGCCATCCCAAACATTTAAAGTATTCAAAATTCCGGTCCCCTTCTTCCCTATCCCTCCCTcccctcttttcctttttcaggTGTATTTTCCATCAGTTGTGGCTTGTTGATTTGATTACCCTAGATCGTAGTCATGATCCCGCACAGGTTTCTCTgcatcaaattttaaattatttttcagatttaaaggaaaaaaatcagATCTGATATCCATTGCAGTGTGCAACTTGTAGTTGAGACAATCCTTCAGATCATTTCTAAAGTATAAGGATCATAACAGAAcattacaattaaaaaaatgataagaaGATAGCATCGTACTTCAAAGAATTCATCCCACAAAATATAATTACCATCTAAAAATGAAAAGTATGATATTGATTAACAAAGAAATGACAAGCAATGACTTCATATAAATTATCATCCACACAAGTTACATGGAAAAATTGCATTAGGTCGTATATATAATTTTTCCCATATTATCTGTCAATTAATCCACGTACTGACATGGAAATGATAAGAATACAAACAGAAAATTGACAATGCAACCAGGCTTTTTTGAAGGTTCAAAAGATGGATATTGACATGGGAATCCTAAGTGAAATATTGATATAATGCTTTGATTCATAAAATAAGTAGAactgtttctaatatttcaataATTTTACAAGCATAACGTACTTCCAGTTCATAAATGATTTTATTGGATAATCAGATGTCAAAGAAGACTTTCTATATAAAATCATAATAGCTTTTACAACTTGCCAAGACTTCTCAGTCCATGAACATGAATAGGTATTAAGGCACTGATAAATAACTAAAAGTTGAAAATTGTCAAAATTAGTTACCAATGCTTTGAGAAAAGTAAAATATCATTTCCCATTTATTTCCACCCACCTAAATGCAGTGTTCATAGTAATCATGATTTATCCCCACATAACCACTATTGCATCGTAGAACAAAAGAGATACTTTGCAACAAAAGAATGATAAAAACATCCCTCAGTCACAATTTAGACACTGAAGAATGATTCAGCTAGgggaaagatttaaaattcCAGCAAAAGTTTTGGAAAGAAT
This is a stretch of genomic DNA from Phoenix dactylifera cultivar Barhee BC4 chromosome 9, palm_55x_up_171113_PBpolish2nd_filt_p, whole genome shotgun sequence. It encodes these proteins:
- the LOC103701024 gene encoding E3 ubiquitin-protein ligase GW2-like isoform X3, whose product is MRPGSRGVSHLLSECFLQMKPHHSTRPTQCPFCKTPNYAVEYRGMKTKEEKGMEQVEEQRVIEAQIRMRQQELQDEAERMKKVQDASTPSRKMTPAEVEHRDMCSTSLSVPSLTCTTLGNESVSYQASCSAPASTRPSHSRQNRDDNFDLDLEDIMVMEAIWLSIQEQGSPGNPPGGGNVLPEPSFSEERNNSVAVAPAEGSPGGLACAVAALAERQHMNGDSAASMADSDASSFGMPQQSTSLAVGMARVAENDPPAPGCWNEVSPDSGREVPTEEGECLTNHCSEATPAGTNYVGSDVMVHAGDATVSLPEGGNVGSSHLLPESFEEQMMLAMAVSLAEAGARTNAKG